The Caldicellulosiruptor obsidiansis OB47 genome segment TTCACCTGCCCAAAGATCAGGTGTAGGAAAATAAACTAGAGCTCTGGCACAACTGGTACTTTTATACAAAAGATATGAAACGGTGTTAATATATTTTATCAATTCTGGAAAGAAATAATTTTGTGGATGATTATAAAGATGTTTAAAAATTGAACTCAAAAAAAGATTTATATCCATTGAAAACTGGTAATCAACTACCCATTTGATTTGTTCAACTGAGATACCCTGTCCATAAACAGCAAAACTCTCAGAAAAAGTTTGATTTATATCTTTTATGTGAGAAACTGAAGAAGCATATTTGGGAAATATCTCCTCTTTGTCGTACCATATCTGTCTCCAGATCACATCTATTGCCGGAATATGAACATATTTCATATGTGAAAAGAACTGTCCTTCAGAGTTGATTAATTGCTCTATCATATCTTCATGGTTAAGGTGCACTACAAATTTAAGTCCATTTTCTTCACACCATTTATATATTTGTTTAAAGAAAGTATTCGTAAAAATATTACTCCATACATCCCAGTAATCTGCCTTTATTCTTTTTATTTCTTCGTCTAATTGCTCTTTAAAGAAATATGGTATATACTTTTTAACATCATATCCTTTTTCTTTATAAAATATATCAAATATGTTATCTGTAAAAGGAATCCCAGAAATTGAGTAATCAGGTTCGTCAGCAAAAAATCCAATTATTGTCTTCCCAAATTCTTCTCCCATATAAACTTTGTATTTTTCATATACCTCACTTATGAATAGGTTGACAGCTTCATAGTCAAGATAATCACAAAGCGAATATGTAGTATCTTTAGCACCTGTTGGATGGTGAACATACCTTGTTGGAGATGTCCTGAATGCTGAAGATATTATCTTAATCTGCCAGGTTGTATAATATGGGAGGTATAAAAATCCAGCACTAAATTCAGCCTTTTCAAAAGAAAAGTATTTATTTTGACTCATATCTTTTGCTAAAATTCCAATTGTTCCAGAGTGAGGCTTAACTTCACATAAATTGCTATCAACAATAAATTCTTTCTCCACGACAATAGCTTTCATCCTTTTATGAGGATACTTTTTACTAAAAGTTTCACCCGCAAATCCACTTGGATATGTCCCTTCATCAGCAATCCATACCTTAATTCCTTTTTCTTTACAACAGAGAACTGCATATTTTACTATTTCAAACCAAGCATCTGATAGATATCTTGGTGAAACATTGTGCCCGGCCGCAATCAATACTTGTTTAATACCAAGATTAGAAATGTATTCAAGTTCTTTTATTATTCTATCATTTGTTATTTCGCCTGAAAATATCCACCAGTGAATAATACTACTTTCAGCTGGAGTATCTTCGTTAATAATTTTATCAAAAATAATGCTTAACCTTTTGTCTTTATTCAATTTTTATTTCTCCTTTCATTTTTATGTGATTTTTATTATTTCTATTTAATAAAGATTCTACACAAAATCATTATAAATATCAACAAATATTAAACAACAAAATAATACACAAAAATAAAACCCCCTTCTACAGTAAAAAGTAGAAGGGGGTTTTTACCAATTAAGATCTCTTATTCAACTATAAACGGCAAAAGCGCTAAAATCCTTGCTCTTTTGATTGCTCTTGTGAGCTGTCTTTGATGTCTTGCACAGTTGCCAGTTGTTCTTCTTGGCATAATTTTGCCTCTTTCTGTGAGGAATTTCTTGAGTCTGTTCACATCTTTGTAATCTATCTCATATATTCTCTCCACACAGAATGAACATACTCTCTTTTTCTTTTTCTGCCTTGAACTAACTCTTTCAAATGTTTGAGTAGCTTGAGCTTGCTGCTGATTTTGATTGTTGTTCAAACCTTTCCCCTCCTTTTTCTTAAATTTCCACTTTATCTAAAATGGCAGGTCGTCTTCTATACCCTCATCAACATCATTATTTTTTGATGGAATTTTTACATCCTCTTCAAAAAAGTTCTCAAGTTCACCTTCAATTGTCTCTTCATCTAAGTCAGGCAAAATAATGTCTTCTTTTACCTCTGCTTCGCTGTCCACCGGTACATCCTTAGGTTTTGGTTCTGCAAAGTAAATCTCTTCCGCCACAACCTCGGTGATGTAGTGACGCCTATTTGCCTCATCATCCCACGTGCGAAGCTGCAGCCTTCCTATTACCACAACTTGCCTTCCTTTTTTTAGATAGTTTTTTGAAAACTCGGCAAGCCTGCTCCACGCAACAATGGGAATAAAATCGGCATCCTGGTCATTTTCGCGTTTAAAACGTCTGTTGACAGCAAGCGTGAAGTTTGCAACGGGGGTATTGTTGGCAGTAAGCCTAAACTCTGGGTCGCGCGTAAGGCGACCCATCAAAATAACCTTGTTCAAAAAAGCCGCCCCCTCTTATTTTTCAAGCTTTACAATCAAGAACCTAATAACCCCGTCTGTAATTCTGTAAACCCTCTCAAGCTCGCGTGGGAACTCAGGCTTGCTTATAAATTGCATCAGCACATAATACCCTT includes the following:
- a CDS encoding glycosyl hydrolase, yielding MNKDKRLSIIFDKIINEDTPAESSIIHWWIFSGEITNDRIIKELEYISNLGIKQVLIAAGHNVSPRYLSDAWFEIVKYAVLCCKEKGIKVWIADEGTYPSGFAGETFSKKYPHKRMKAIVVEKEFIVDSNLCEVKPHSGTIGILAKDMSQNKYFSFEKAEFSAGFLYLPYYTTWQIKIISSAFRTSPTRYVHHPTGAKDTTYSLCDYLDYEAVNLFISEVYEKYKVYMGEEFGKTIIGFFADEPDYSISGIPFTDNIFDIFYKEKGYDVKKYIPYFFKEQLDEEIKRIKADYWDVWSNIFTNTFFKQIYKWCEENGLKFVVHLNHEDMIEQLINSEGQFFSHMKYVHIPAIDVIWRQIWYDKEEIFPKYASSVSHIKDINQTFSESFAVYGQGISVEQIKWVVDYQFSMDINLFLSSIFKHLYNHPQNYFFPELIKYINTVSYLLYKSTSCARALVYFPTPDLWAGENISAQKAIEVGNALLKNQIDFDFFDHSLLEYLEIKNQKIYTRGRRSYDVIIIPPIKYLPQELYRLLKLFSSKGGKVLFFENYPMFVYNKTFTSFFYFVDGEMGIIFNSIEEMSKIIEKNIVVMNSDNIRVLCKKIEENYLIFLFNDSPVSFLGNIILKFTRKNLYLWDQTKNKFLIISNVQNKGKETQFNLYMYPYQTLILIASDEYIDRIQNTKLPGSLPITVLELNNNWEIHFNKDFIVYSDLKDWQSLGFSDYSGNVVYRKTFSFSHDDFIKNKHLFLYCPNVKYSAKVWLNGKYLGARAFSPFIWDITKALKIGKNELVIEVQNTPAAALLGTQEKLEKFKKEAEKNFYLSISLKFDLEMVQSGLLPPVAIIYFE
- the rpsR gene encoding 30S ribosomal protein S18; amino-acid sequence: MNNNQNQQQAQATQTFERVSSRQKKKKRVCSFCVERIYEIDYKDVNRLKKFLTERGKIMPRRTTGNCARHQRQLTRAIKRARILALLPFIVE
- a CDS encoding single-stranded DNA-binding protein codes for the protein MNKVILMGRLTRDPEFRLTANNTPVANFTLAVNRRFKRENDQDADFIPIVAWSRLAEFSKNYLKKGRQVVVIGRLQLRTWDDEANRRHYITEVVAEEIYFAEPKPKDVPVDSEAEVKEDIILPDLDEETIEGELENFFEEDVKIPSKNNDVDEGIEDDLPF